One part of the Methylobacterium terrae genome encodes these proteins:
- a CDS encoding metal ABC transporter permease: MIDLLTAPFVEFAFMRRALAGCVALSVGAAPVGVFLTLRRMSLMSEAMSHAILPGAAVGFLWAGLSLPAMTLGGLVAGLAVALLSGFVARSTVLREDASLAAFYLISLAAGVLLISARGSSIDLLHILFGTVLALDDDALMLLGGIATVTLAGLAVAYRPLVMECVDPLFLRSVGRASGPVHYGFLALVVLNLVGGFAALGTLLAVGLMLLPAIAARFWALDLTGLIPASVVLALVASVAGLLVSYHAGLPTGPAIVLSAGVLYLASMLLGPRGGLVWRLFPARHLEA; the protein is encoded by the coding sequence GTGATCGACCTCCTCACGGCGCCCTTCGTCGAGTTCGCCTTCATGCGCCGGGCGCTCGCCGGCTGCGTCGCCCTGTCGGTCGGTGCGGCCCCGGTCGGCGTCTTCCTGACCCTGCGCCGGATGAGCCTGATGAGCGAGGCGATGAGCCACGCCATCCTGCCGGGCGCCGCGGTGGGCTTCCTGTGGGCCGGGCTGTCGCTGCCGGCGATGACGCTCGGCGGCCTCGTCGCCGGCCTCGCGGTGGCCCTGCTCTCCGGCTTCGTCGCCCGCTCGACGGTCCTGCGCGAGGATGCGAGCCTGGCTGCGTTCTACCTCATCTCGCTCGCCGCCGGCGTGCTCCTGATCTCGGCCCGCGGCTCGTCGATCGACCTCCTCCACATCCTGTTCGGCACGGTGCTGGCGCTCGACGACGACGCCCTGATGCTGCTCGGCGGCATCGCGACCGTGACGCTCGCGGGCCTCGCGGTCGCCTACCGGCCGCTGGTGATGGAATGCGTCGACCCCCTGTTCCTGCGCTCGGTCGGGCGGGCGAGCGGGCCGGTGCATTACGGCTTCCTGGCGCTGGTGGTGCTCAACCTCGTCGGCGGGTTCGCGGCGCTCGGCACGCTCTTGGCCGTCGGCCTGATGCTGCTGCCGGCGATCGCGGCCCGGTTCTGGGCCCTCGACCTCACGGGCCTGATCCCGGCCTCGGTCGTGCTGGCGCTCGTCGCGAGCGTCGCGGGGCTCCTCGTCTCCTACCATGCCGGCCTGCCGACCGGGCCGGCGATCGTGCTCTCGGCCGGGGTGCTCTACCTCGCCTCGATGCTGCTCGGGCCGCGCGGCGGCCTGGTCTGGCGGCTGTTCCCGGCCCGTCACCTCGAGGCGTGA
- a CDS encoding helix-turn-helix domain-containing protein, which yields MPKQTTEVDRLVGVRITALRKAKGLSQTALGNAVGVTFQQVQKYEKGQNRVGAGRLREIARLLEVPVSAFFEDQTGAENGDDNVFGFLSAQGAIELLRAYVQIEDEQLRREVLAIVRSAARLGRSAAAASAADASDGSAAAE from the coding sequence ATGCCCAAGCAAACCACTGAGGTCGACCGGCTCGTCGGAGTCCGCATCACGGCCCTGCGCAAGGCCAAGGGCCTGAGCCAGACGGCTCTCGGCAACGCCGTCGGCGTGACCTTTCAGCAGGTGCAGAAGTACGAGAAGGGTCAGAACCGCGTCGGCGCCGGGCGCCTGCGCGAGATCGCCCGTCTGCTCGAAGTGCCGGTGTCGGCCTTCTTCGAGGACCAGACCGGGGCTGAGAACGGCGACGACAACGTCTTCGGCTTCCTGAGCGCGCAGGGCGCCATCGAGCTGCTGCGCGCCTACGTGCAGATCGAGGACGAGCAGCTGCGCCGCGAGGTGCTGGCGATCGTGCGCTCGGCCGCCCGCCTCGGCCGCTCCGCGGCCGCCGCGAGCGCCGCCGACGCTTCCGATGGCAGCGCTGCCGCCGAGTAG
- a CDS encoding cobalt-precorrin-5B (C(1))-methyltransferase, with product MDETRPREALRRGWTTGACAAAAAKAAYAGLVTGLFPDPVEIPLPSGARPAFALARTGTVADGALAGVVKDAGDDPDVTHGVLILATVRRGAPGSGVAFRAGPGVGTVTRAGLPLPVGEPAINPMPRRMIAAALAEAASALGGPPDVVVEVAIPGGEVLAQKTLNPRLGIVGGLSVLGTTGVVVPYSCAAWIDSIHRGIDVARAGALDHVAGATGSTSEEAVARLYGLPPQALIDMGDFAGGMLKYLRRHPVPRVTVAGGIAKMAKLGHGLLDLHSRSGPVDLAWLSERVVEAGGAPDLARQAAGANTALEVLRLAQARELPLADLVARYAWATAAKALSGSGSSLEVVVFDREGGLVGRAPFHPVG from the coding sequence ATGGATGAGACACGACCACGGGAGGCCTTGCGCCGCGGCTGGACCACCGGCGCCTGCGCGGCCGCCGCCGCCAAGGCGGCCTATGCGGGCCTCGTCACCGGCCTCTTTCCGGACCCGGTCGAGATCCCGCTGCCGAGCGGCGCCCGCCCGGCCTTCGCCCTGGCGCGGACCGGGACGGTGGCGGATGGCGCGCTCGCGGGCGTGGTCAAGGATGCCGGCGACGACCCGGACGTGACCCACGGGGTGCTGATCCTCGCCACCGTGCGGCGCGGGGCGCCGGGCTCCGGCGTCGCGTTCCGGGCCGGGCCCGGGGTCGGCACCGTAACCCGGGCCGGGCTGCCGCTCCCCGTGGGCGAGCCGGCGATCAACCCGATGCCCCGGCGGATGATCGCCGCGGCTCTGGCGGAGGCGGCCTCCGCCCTCGGGGGACCGCCCGACGTGGTCGTCGAAGTCGCGATTCCCGGCGGCGAGGTCCTGGCCCAGAAGACCCTCAACCCGCGGCTCGGCATCGTCGGGGGCCTGTCGGTGCTCGGCACGACCGGGGTGGTGGTGCCGTATTCCTGCGCCGCCTGGATCGACAGCATCCATCGCGGGATCGACGTCGCGCGCGCCGGCGCCCTCGACCACGTCGCGGGCGCCACCGGCTCGACCTCGGAGGAGGCGGTGGCGCGCCTCTACGGCCTGCCGCCCCAGGCCCTGATCGACATGGGCGACTTCGCCGGCGGCATGCTGAAGTACCTGCGCCGCCACCCGGTGCCGCGGGTGACGGTGGCGGGCGGCATCGCCAAGATGGCGAAGCTCGGCCACGGCCTCCTCGACCTGCATTCCCGCTCCGGTCCGGTCGACCTCGCCTGGCTGTCGGAGCGGGTGGTCGAGGCCGGCGGCGCGCCCGACCTCGCCCGGCAGGCGGCCGGCGCCAACACCGCCCTCGAGGTGCTGCGCCTGGCGCAAGCACGGGAGCTGCCACTCGCCGACCTCGTCGCCCGCTACGCCTGGGCGACGGCGGCGAAGGCCCTGTCGGGCTCGGGGAGTTCGCTCGAGGTCGTGGTGTTCGACCGCGAGGGCGGGCTGGTCGGGCGGGCGCCGTTTCATCCGGTGGGGTGA
- a CDS encoding MFS transporter gives MDARASEGGVAVEAPVSGPPLVEPATRGVPAAAGPAALVLGGLSLSHLLNDMMQSLLPAIYPLLKQAYALDFGQIGFLTLAFQLTASLLQPVVGLFTDKRPMPFSLATGMLLSLCGLLLLSNAGSYGLLILAACLVGLGSAIFHPEASRVARLASGGRYGLAQSVFQVGGNAGTALGPLLAAFIVVPLGQRSVALFALAALAGFVVLSLVGRWYRERLRAGAARGKKGGAAGRDLPRAKIVVTIAVLLVLIFSKYFYMASLSSYFTFYLIHRFGVSVQESQLYLFVFLGAVAAGTVVGGPIGDRFGRKVVIWGSILGVLPFTLALPHMNLFWTVVLTVPIGLILASAMPAILVYAQELLPGRVGLVGGLFFGFAFGMGGLGAAVLGELADRTSIEFVYGICAFLPAVGLLAAFLPRLEAPQPA, from the coding sequence ATGGATGCGCGTGCGAGTGAGGGCGGCGTGGCCGTCGAGGCGCCGGTGAGCGGGCCGCCGCTGGTGGAGCCTGCGACCCGGGGCGTGCCGGCGGCGGCGGGACCGGCGGCCCTGGTGCTCGGGGGCTTGAGCCTGTCGCACCTCCTCAACGACATGATGCAGTCGCTGCTGCCGGCGATCTACCCGCTGCTGAAGCAGGCCTACGCCCTCGATTTCGGCCAGATCGGCTTCCTGACCCTGGCGTTCCAGCTCACCGCCTCGCTGCTGCAGCCGGTGGTCGGGCTGTTCACCGACAAGCGGCCGATGCCGTTCTCGCTCGCCACCGGCATGCTGCTCTCGCTCTGCGGCCTGCTGCTCCTGTCGAATGCCGGCTCCTACGGCCTCCTGATCCTGGCCGCCTGCCTCGTCGGGCTCGGCTCGGCGATCTTCCACCCGGAGGCCTCGCGGGTCGCCCGCCTCGCCTCGGGCGGGCGCTACGGCCTGGCGCAGTCGGTGTTCCAGGTCGGCGGCAATGCCGGCACCGCGCTCGGGCCGCTGCTGGCCGCCTTCATCGTGGTGCCGCTCGGGCAGCGCAGCGTCGCGCTGTTCGCGCTCGCGGCGCTCGCCGGATTCGTGGTGCTGAGCCTCGTCGGCCGCTGGTACCGCGAGCGCCTCAGGGCCGGGGCGGCCCGGGGCAAGAAGGGTGGCGCCGCCGGCCGCGACCTGCCGAGGGCCAAGATCGTCGTCACCATCGCGGTGCTGCTGGTGCTGATCTTCTCCAAGTACTTCTACATGGCGAGCCTGAGCTCGTACTTCACCTTCTACCTCATCCACCGCTTCGGCGTGTCGGTGCAGGAATCGCAGCTCTACCTGTTCGTGTTCCTGGGCGCGGTCGCGGCCGGCACGGTGGTGGGCGGGCCGATCGGCGACCGGTTCGGCCGCAAGGTCGTGATCTGGGGCTCGATCCTCGGCGTGCTGCCCTTCACCCTGGCGCTGCCGCACATGAACCTGTTCTGGACCGTGGTGCTGACCGTGCCGATCGGCCTGATCCTGGCCTCGGCGATGCCGGCGATCCTGGTCTACGCCCAGGAGCTGCTGCCCGGGCGGGTCGGCCTGGTCGGCGGCCTGTTCTTCGGCTTCGCCTTCGGGATGGGGGGCCTCGGCGCCGCGGTGCTGGGCGAGCTCGCCGACCGCACCAGCATCGAGTTCGTCTACGGAATCTGCGCCTTCCTGCCGGCGGTGGGCCTGCTCGCGGCCTTCTTGCCGCGCCTCGAGGCGCCCCAGCCGGCCTGA
- a CDS encoding Fur family transcriptional regulator gives MDEHGTCGHHGHAHGDSHGPARTADLVARAERLAQDLGLQFTALRRRTLEVVAEEGRPLGAYDIAERLSAPGKRVAAVSVYRALDFLTEHGLVHRIASRNAFVPCEHGHGAGESAVFLICRSCGSVDETISAEIERSLDRTLAQAGFKPASRIVEIEGECGACQGRGEPG, from the coding sequence ATGGACGAGCACGGCACCTGCGGGCACCACGGACACGCGCACGGCGACTCGCACGGGCCTGCCCGGACGGCCGACCTCGTCGCGCGGGCCGAGCGGCTGGCGCAGGATCTCGGCCTGCAATTCACGGCGCTCCGCCGCCGCACCCTGGAAGTAGTGGCGGAGGAGGGGCGCCCGCTCGGCGCCTACGACATCGCCGAGCGCCTGAGCGCCCCGGGCAAGCGCGTCGCCGCGGTCTCAGTCTACCGCGCCCTCGACTTCCTCACCGAGCACGGCCTCGTCCACCGCATCGCCAGCCGCAACGCCTTCGTGCCCTGCGAGCACGGCCACGGTGCCGGCGAGAGCGCGGTGTTCCTGATCTGCCGCAGCTGCGGCAGCGTCGACGAGACGATCTCCGCCGAGATCGAGCGCAGCCTCGACCGGACGCTGGCGCAGGCCGGCTTCAAACCGGCGAGCCGGATCGTCGAGATCGAGGGGGAGTGCGGGGCATGCCAGGGGCGGGGGGAGCCCGGCTGA
- a CDS encoding undecaprenyl-phosphate glucose phosphotransferase translates to MRHERFSGDDGADLASSEARAVWNALLPRRGRAALRVAIAGGAAVAELAAVALTGLACEVTYHLVSYERQPDLGPSLAVGLFLGLFVVLPNVARGEYSIENYLARAPHLRRTVSLWLGAWAVVLVLGFLSKTTGEHSRAAALATFLTGLPALVAVRVVTVAVVRRLITPRSDSARRIHLIGYEDDVASFYATHDSAALGLRVIGVSTLRSAPPGTDPEGRRAQLAEDLDLSVSVVRFLRPDDVFVLVPWAEVEDLEACVDAFLRVPVALHLRPGRVMDRFSDVRLGRVGLLTGINVGRAPLTALEIAAKRSFDVVVASLALVALSPLLTLIAILIRLDSRGPSLFRQKRYGFNQEAFWVFKFRSMRSDAGGAFRQATRDDDRITRIGRILRRTNLDELPQLLNVIRGDMSLVGPRPHAVAHDRSFERRIALYARRHNVRPGITGWAQVNGLRGETLTDADMQRRVEHDLFYIDNWSLWFDLRILVMTVVARSAFRNAY, encoded by the coding sequence ATGCGACACGAACGGTTCTCGGGGGACGACGGCGCCGACCTCGCCTCGTCCGAGGCGCGCGCGGTCTGGAACGCGCTGCTGCCGCGCCGCGGCCGCGCCGCCCTGCGGGTCGCGATCGCCGGCGGGGCGGCCGTCGCCGAGCTCGCCGCCGTGGCGCTGACCGGGCTGGCCTGCGAGGTGACCTACCACCTCGTCTCCTACGAGCGGCAGCCCGATCTCGGACCCTCGCTCGCGGTCGGGCTGTTCCTCGGCCTGTTCGTGGTGCTGCCGAACGTCGCGCGCGGCGAGTACAGCATCGAGAACTATCTCGCCCGCGCGCCCCACCTGCGCCGCACCGTCAGCCTCTGGCTCGGCGCCTGGGCGGTGGTGCTGGTGCTCGGCTTCCTCAGCAAGACCACCGGCGAGCATTCCCGCGCGGCGGCGCTGGCGACCTTCCTGACCGGCCTGCCGGCCCTCGTCGCGGTGCGCGTCGTCACGGTGGCGGTGGTGCGCCGGCTCATCACCCCCCGCTCGGATTCCGCCCGCCGCATCCACCTGATCGGCTACGAGGACGACGTCGCGAGCTTCTACGCCACCCACGACAGCGCGGCGCTCGGCCTGCGAGTGATCGGCGTCAGCACCCTGCGCAGCGCCCCCCCGGGCACCGACCCGGAGGGGCGCCGGGCCCAGCTCGCCGAGGATCTCGACCTCAGCGTGTCGGTGGTGCGCTTCCTGCGGCCCGACGACGTGTTCGTGCTGGTGCCCTGGGCCGAGGTCGAGGACCTGGAGGCCTGCGTCGACGCCTTCCTGCGGGTGCCGGTCGCCCTGCACCTGCGCCCGGGCCGGGTGATGGACCGCTTCAGCGACGTGCGCCTCGGCCGGGTCGGGCTCCTGACCGGGATCAATGTCGGCCGCGCGCCCCTCACCGCGCTCGAGATCGCCGCCAAGCGCAGCTTCGACGTCGTGGTGGCCTCGCTCGCCCTGGTAGCGCTCTCGCCGCTGCTCACCCTGATCGCGATCCTGATCCGCCTCGACAGCCGGGGGCCCAGCCTGTTTCGCCAGAAGCGCTACGGCTTCAACCAGGAGGCGTTCTGGGTGTTTAAGTTCCGCAGCATGCGCTCGGATGCCGGCGGCGCCTTCCGCCAGGCGACCCGGGACGACGACCGCATCACCCGCATCGGCCGCATCTTGCGCCGCACCAACCTCGACGAGCTGCCCCAGCTCCTCAACGTGATCCGGGGCGACATGTCCCTCGTCGGCCCCCGCCCCCACGCGGTGGCCCACGACCGCAGCTTCGAGCGCCGCATCGCCCTCTACGCGCGGCGCCACAACGTGCGGCCGGGCATCACCGGCTGGGCGCAGGTGAACGGCCTGCGCGGGGAAACCCTCACGGATGCGGACATGCAGCGGCGCGTCGAGCACGACCTGTTCTACATCGACAACTGGTCTTTATGGTTCGACCTCCGGATCCTGGTGATGACGGTGGTGGCCAGGAGCGCGTTCCGGAACGCGTATTGA
- a CDS encoding BLUF domain-containing protein, whose translation MIHQLVYYSRNTVPGGDRAMLTNMREILTVSQRNNSRDGVTGFLIFDKTWFVQILEGERVRVTGTYDRIARDPRHIGAAVIDVRDVPARLFPNWTMGGAMRTPEVQEVYLQHGFGGPLDPVRLKSGQIVDLALDLQAFEASRRQGQRLAG comes from the coding sequence ATGATCCACCAGCTCGTCTACTACAGCCGCAACACCGTTCCGGGCGGCGACCGCGCCATGTTGACGAACATGCGCGAGATTCTCACGGTCTCGCAGCGCAACAACAGCCGGGACGGCGTCACCGGCTTTCTCATCTTCGACAAGACCTGGTTCGTGCAGATCCTCGAGGGCGAACGCGTCAGGGTGACAGGAACCTACGACAGGATCGCGCGGGACCCGCGCCACATCGGTGCGGCCGTCATCGACGTGCGCGACGTGCCGGCGCGGTTGTTCCCGAACTGGACGATGGGCGGCGCCATGCGCACGCCGGAAGTGCAGGAGGTCTACCTCCAGCACGGCTTCGGCGGCCCGCTCGACCCCGTCCGTCTCAAGTCCGGTCAGATCGTCGACCTGGCCCTGGATCTTCAGGCCTTCGAGGCGAGCCGCCGGCAGGGACAGAGGCTCGCGGGCTGA
- a CDS encoding cobyrinate a,c-diamide synthase yields the protein MTAHPARGLLVAAARSGSGKTTVTLALLRALRRRGLAVAGAKCGPDYIDPAFHAAATGRPSYNLDSFAMDGALLDVVAGRAGEAAELILAEGSMGLFDGVVAEEGRSGANADIAARYGWPVVLVLDVSGAAQSAAATALGVRAYDPRLHLAGVILNKVASPRHRRLVEAGLDRIGVTVLGAVPREAALVLPERHLGLIQAGETADLDARLDRLADLAEASIDLDAVVAAAGGRVPDPAPGKLPQALEKLPPPPGQRLAVARDAAFSFVYPHLEAGWRAAGAEIVPFSPLADEAPPSDCDACWLPGGYPELHAGRIAAASRFLDGVRAFAETKAVHGECGGYMVLGESLEDAEGATHRMAGLLPVATSYARRRLHLGYRIATLLGTGALGPAGQGLVGHEFHYASEVTPAPGPGEALAEVTDAEGRPLGPAGHRRGRVSGSFFHLVGLR from the coding sequence GTGACCGCCCATCCCGCCCGCGGCCTCCTCGTCGCCGCCGCCCGCTCGGGCTCCGGCAAGACCACCGTGACCCTCGCGCTGCTGCGGGCGCTGCGCCGCCGGGGCTTGGCGGTCGCCGGGGCGAAATGCGGGCCGGACTACATCGACCCCGCCTTCCACGCCGCCGCCACCGGGCGGCCGAGCTACAACCTCGACAGTTTCGCCATGGACGGCGCCCTCCTCGACGTGGTGGCGGGCCGGGCCGGCGAGGCAGCCGAGCTGATCCTGGCCGAGGGCTCGATGGGCCTGTTCGACGGCGTCGTCGCGGAGGAAGGCCGCAGCGGCGCCAATGCCGACATCGCCGCCCGCTACGGCTGGCCGGTGGTGCTGGTGCTCGACGTCTCGGGCGCGGCGCAATCGGCCGCCGCGACGGCGCTCGGCGTCCGGGCCTACGACCCGCGCCTGCATCTCGCCGGCGTGATCCTCAACAAGGTCGCGAGCCCGCGCCACCGGCGGCTCGTCGAGGCCGGCCTCGACCGGATCGGCGTGACGGTGCTCGGCGCCGTGCCGCGGGAGGCCGCGCTCGTCCTGCCCGAGCGCCATCTCGGCCTGATCCAGGCCGGCGAGACCGCCGACCTCGACGCGCGCCTCGACCGGCTGGCCGATCTGGCGGAAGCCTCGATCGACCTCGACGCCGTCGTGGCGGCCGCCGGCGGCCGGGTCCCGGACCCCGCGCCCGGCAAGCTGCCGCAGGCCCTCGAGAAGCTGCCGCCGCCGCCCGGCCAGCGCCTCGCGGTGGCGCGCGACGCCGCGTTCTCGTTCGTCTACCCGCATCTCGAGGCCGGCTGGCGGGCGGCCGGGGCCGAGATCGTGCCGTTCTCACCCCTCGCCGACGAGGCGCCGCCGTCGGATTGCGACGCCTGCTGGCTGCCGGGCGGCTACCCGGAGCTGCATGCCGGGCGGATCGCCGCCGCGTCGCGCTTCCTCGACGGCGTGAGGGCCTTCGCCGAGACGAAGGCCGTCCACGGCGAGTGCGGCGGCTACATGGTCTTGGGCGAGAGCCTGGAGGATGCCGAGGGCGCGACCCACCGCATGGCCGGCCTCCTGCCGGTCGCGACCTCCTACGCCCGGCGCCGGCTGCATCTCGGCTACCGGATCGCGACGCTCCTCGGGACCGGGGCCCTCGGACCCGCCGGGCAGGGCCTCGTCGGCCACGAGTTCCATTATGCCAGCGAGGTCACGCCCGCGCCGGGCCCGGGCGAGGCACTCGCGGAGGTGACCGACGCGGAGGGGCGCCCGCTCGGGCCGGCGGGGCACCGGCGCGGGCGGGTCAGCGGCAGCTTCTTCCACCTCGTCGGGCTGCGGTAA
- a CDS encoding DUF2256 domain-containing protein, giving the protein MPKMRRKGDLPQKTCPQCGRPFAWRKKWERVWDEVRYCSDACRRAAHRGEPPVTDAPHASR; this is encoded by the coding sequence ATGCCGAAAATGCGCCGCAAGGGCGACCTGCCGCAGAAGACCTGCCCGCAATGCGGCCGGCCCTTCGCCTGGCGCAAGAAGTGGGAGCGGGTCTGGGACGAGGTGCGCTACTGCTCCGACGCCTGCCGGCGGGCGGCCCACCGGGGCGAGCCGCCGGTGACCGACGCGCCTCACGCCTCGAGGTGA
- the aztA gene encoding zinc ABC transporter ATP-binding protein AztA, with product MSAVPAPGGALVFRGLTLGYARHPAVHHLDGTIPSGSLTAVVGPNGAGKSTLLKGIMGEIRPLEGEVVRAGLARQDIAYLPQAAEIDRAFPIGVFDLVAMGLWRRVGPWRSLKGHRAAVEAALAAVGLTGFERRPIGTLSGGQLRRALFARVLLQDARVILLDEPFAAIDARTTDELLALVHGWHAEGRTVVAVLHDLDQVARHFPETLLLAREAVAWGATREVLTADNLRRARRLCEAWDEEAPVCRAPAAGPHEHGAHAHGGHEHGAHEHGAHEHGPHEHGAHEHGAHEHGPHGPHDRHTHGHAA from the coding sequence GTGAGCGCAGTTCCAGCACCCGGCGGCGCGCTGGTCTTCCGCGGCCTCACCCTCGGCTACGCGCGCCACCCGGCGGTCCATCACCTCGACGGCACGATTCCGTCCGGTTCGCTCACCGCGGTGGTCGGGCCGAACGGCGCCGGCAAGTCGACCCTGCTCAAGGGCATCATGGGCGAGATCCGGCCGCTCGAGGGCGAGGTGGTCCGCGCGGGGCTCGCCCGGCAGGACATCGCCTACCTGCCCCAGGCCGCCGAGATCGACCGCGCCTTCCCGATCGGCGTGTTCGACCTCGTGGCGATGGGCCTGTGGCGCCGGGTCGGGCCCTGGCGCTCGCTCAAGGGCCACCGGGCCGCCGTCGAGGCGGCGCTCGCCGCGGTCGGGCTCACCGGCTTCGAGCGGCGGCCGATCGGCACCCTGTCGGGCGGCCAGCTGCGGCGCGCCCTGTTCGCCCGCGTCCTGCTCCAGGATGCCCGCGTCATCCTGCTCGACGAACCGTTCGCGGCGATCGACGCGCGCACCACCGACGAGCTGCTCGCCCTGGTCCACGGCTGGCACGCGGAGGGACGCACCGTCGTGGCGGTGCTGCACGACCTCGACCAGGTCGCCCGCCACTTCCCCGAGACCCTGCTGCTCGCCCGCGAGGCGGTGGCCTGGGGCGCGACGCGCGAGGTGCTGACGGCCGACAACCTCCGGCGCGCCCGCCGCCTCTGCGAGGCCTGGGACGAGGAGGCGCCGGTCTGCCGCGCGCCCGCCGCCGGGCCCCATGAGCACGGGGCCCATGCGCACGGGGGCCACGAGCACGGGGCCCACGAGCACGGGGCCCACGAGCACGGACCCCACGAGCACGGAGCCCACGAGCACGGAGCCCACGAGCACGGTCCGCACGGGCCGCACGATCGTCACACCCACGGGCACGCCGCGTGA
- a CDS encoding methionyl-tRNA formyltransferase: MKFAFAGIDFLGGVFEALAASGWQPIKLFTRPCDGIYDQNDAVVALARRHRVPIQLSRIRVADIEALSAEHGRDWALVVAGYPWLITGWPGRVRYALNIHPSPLPDGRGPYPLFRAVLDSYESWGVTAHVLAEEGFDTGDILAQELFALSPAETHETLLSRCQMAAMRLARGPIARELPARWRSAEPQGDGAYWPRVSDLDRTLDWRQPVEAILRRVRAFGAIETLARVNDNRIFVQEAHGWTEAHRHAPGTVVHAYRRQIVVAARDGYVQITRWSSIALADAGKTGR; this comes from the coding sequence GTGAAATTCGCCTTCGCGGGAATCGATTTCCTCGGCGGTGTGTTCGAGGCCCTGGCGGCCTCGGGCTGGCAGCCGATCAAGCTGTTCACCCGCCCCTGCGACGGGATCTACGACCAGAACGACGCCGTGGTGGCCCTCGCCCGGCGTCACCGCGTGCCGATCCAGCTCTCGCGCATCCGCGTCGCCGACATCGAGGCGCTCTCGGCCGAGCACGGCCGCGACTGGGCGCTCGTGGTGGCGGGTTACCCCTGGCTCATCACCGGCTGGCCGGGCCGGGTGCGCTACGCCCTCAACATCCACCCCTCGCCGCTGCCGGACGGGCGCGGACCCTACCCGCTGTTTCGCGCCGTCCTCGATTCCTACGAGAGCTGGGGCGTCACCGCCCACGTGCTCGCCGAGGAGGGGTTCGACACCGGCGACATCCTGGCCCAGGAGCTCTTCGCGCTCTCGCCCGCCGAGACGCACGAGACCCTGCTCTCGCGCTGCCAGATGGCGGCGATGCGGCTCGCCCGGGGGCCGATCGCCCGGGAGCTGCCGGCCCGCTGGCGGTCGGCCGAGCCGCAGGGCGACGGCGCCTACTGGCCCCGGGTGAGCGACCTCGACCGCACCCTCGACTGGCGCCAGCCGGTCGAAGCCATCCTGCGCCGGGTCCGGGCCTTCGGGGCGATCGAGACCCTGGCGCGGGTCAACGACAACCGGATCTTCGTCCAGGAGGCCCACGGCTGGACGGAAGCCCACCGCCACGCCCCCGGCACGGTGGTGCACGCCTATCGCCGCCAGATCGTGGTCGCGGCCCGGGACGGCTACGTGCAGATCACCCGCTGGAGCAGCATCGCGCTCGCCGACGCGGGCAAGACCGGGCGCTAG
- a CDS encoding antibiotic biosynthesis monooxygenase family protein: protein MFIAMNRFKVYKDAAQDFEQVWLGRDSHLGEMPGFVEFHLLRGPEAEDHVLYASHTVWSSKADFEAWTRSEQFRKAHSRAPGTRPLYLGHPQFEGFEAIQTVARDA from the coding sequence ATGTTCATCGCCATGAACCGGTTCAAGGTTTACAAGGACGCCGCGCAAGACTTCGAGCAGGTCTGGCTCGGCCGCGACAGCCATCTCGGCGAGATGCCGGGCTTCGTGGAGTTTCATCTCCTGCGCGGGCCTGAGGCCGAGGACCACGTTCTCTACGCGTCGCACACGGTCTGGTCCTCCAAGGCCGATTTCGAGGCTTGGACACGCTCCGAGCAGTTCCGCAAGGCGCATAGCCGCGCCCCGGGCACGCGCCCGCTCTACCTCGGCCACCCGCAATTCGAGGGGTTCGAGGCGATCCAGACCGTCGCCCGGGACGCCTGA